DNA sequence from the Alteribacter lacisalsi genome:
TAGAGCAGGAACAGAAAATCCTGCAGGAGCAGCGGCTCTTGTTAAAGCGATGCGGATTCATTTTGAAAGATCAGCAGAGGGAAACCGGAAACTGTTCTCCTTAACAGATGAACTGATCGCCTCGCTTCAGGAAATAGAGGGAATTGCGGTTAATACATCAGCGAACCGGGCACCTCACATTGTGAATTTTTCGGTTCCCGGTGTGAAGCCGGAAGTGCTCGTTTCCGCATACGGGGAAAAAGGAATGTATGTATCGACGAAAAGTGCCTGTTCATCAAAGGAGCCGGAACCGAGCAGAGTACTCAGTGCCTGCGGTTTTAACCGTGACCGGGCAGCAAGCGGCATTCGTGTGTCACTCAGTTATGAAAACACGGACTCCGAAATCAGGACGTTTTTACACTATACGAAGGAGATTGTTCCTTCTCTGTTAGAGGTGGTTTCCAAATGAAGCAGATGACGTATGATCACATTCTTGTCCGATACGCAGAACTGTCCCTGAAAGGGAAAAACCGCAGCCAGTTCGAAAAAAGACTCCAGCATAATGTGAGGACGGCGCTGAAGACATCCTTTCCCGAAGTGAAAGTAAAACGGTCTTTCGGGAGAATGTTTGTTCAGCTTAATGGGCATGATGAACAAGGTGTTTCAAAAGTGCTGAAAGGGCTCTTCGGAATTCATTCAATCAGCCCCGCTCTGAAGCTTGAAAATGACATTGATCTGATCCGTGAAGGAGCCGTTTATGCTATAAAGGACGCGCTTCCTGCTGAAAAAGGAACATTTAAGGTAACATCGAAGCGGATTGACAAGACATTTCCGGTACGGTCCCAGAAGCTCAATCGCGAACTGGGAGCGGAAGTGCTTAAAAATACAAAAGAAATCCAAGTGGATGTTCATAATCCCAATGTGGAACTCAGAGTAGAAGTGCGTCAGGATGGAACGTATCTTACCTGCCGAACGGAATATGGCCCTGGCGGACTTCCGACTGGCACAGGCGGAAAAGTGATGCTGATGCTGTCCGGAGGAATTGACAGCCCGGTTGCAGGTTATCAGATGTTTAAGCGCGGGGTTGAAATGGAGGCCATCCATTTTCACAGTCCGCCATTTACAAACGAACGGGCCCTTCAGAAAGTAAAGGATCTGACGAAGGTACTTTCACGTTATGCAGGCACAGAGATTCGTCTGCATGTTGTTCCGTTTACTGAGGCGCAAAAACAGATTCATGATGCCGTGCCCGGAGAATATGAGATGACGATTATGAGAAGAGTTATGCTCAGGATTGCTGAGAAAGTGGCCGGAAAGCGCGATGCGCTGGCTCTTGTGAATGGAGAAAGTCTTGGTCAGGTGGCGAGTCAGACACTCGACAGTATGCATACCATCAATGAAGTAACGAACATGCCGATTCTGAGGCCACTGGTGGCCATGGATAAACAGGAAGTAATTGAAATTGCGCAGAAAATCGACACGTATGAGCTCTCTATCCTTCCTTATGAGGACTGCTGTACAATTTTTCTTCCGCCGCAGACGAAAACAAAGCCTAACCGTAACAAAGCGAACAGATTTGAAAGTTCTCTTGATCTTGACGCCATTGTAAAAGAGGCTGCCGAAGGAACTTATGAACAAAAACTGTCCTCTGCAGAGGAACTGGATAAGGAGTTTGAAGACCTGCTCTAGGATCGTTCCATTAATTGGATAAAAAACCATAAATATTTTTGCATGTGAATCTACCTTCTGTAGCATCCTACTGTTACAAGGGAGGTGAATAACATGGCAAACAACAGAAGCTCTAATCAACTAGTAGTTCCTGGTGTCCAGCAGGCTCTTGATCAAATGAAGTACGAAATCGCTCAGGAATTCGGTGTAGAACTTGGCCCGGATTCTACTGCTCGCGCTAACGGTTCCGTTGGTGGTGAGATCACTAAGCGTCTTGTTCAGCAAGCTGAGCAGCAACTAGGTGGTCGTCAATAATTATAATATGGATTAGAGGAGCGTCCCATGTGGGCGCTCCTTTTCATTGTCCGAAAAAGAAAGAGAATGAAACAGATGCGGCTTTTCAGACAAACTGAAAATAATCCAGCGGTGTACAGGTGATTGCGAATGTTCCAACTGGATTGAAAGGAATTTATAAGGATTCTCTTCCAGACACTTTCAATATATTACAGACCCGAGGCTGCTCCGGCTTTGATTTTCGTGTTTATGAAGAGTAAAATAGACAGGAAGACATTGGAATGGTCCCGAAAGCAGAACCAGCCTCCAAGGCAGGTTCTGCCTGAATTTTTTTACAGGGGAGAGACGCTGGTTATGGGAACACTTTGGTTTGGCGGGAAAGTCAGGACGCTGGTAACGGAAGCAGATACCTGCGAAGCCGTCTTTACAGAAGAAGGAAGAATTGTGGCAGCGGGAGATGAGCAGGATCTCCGCAGCCGCTTTGGAGACCGGATTACTTCTGAAAAAAATATAAACGGAGGTACGATGTATCCCGGGTTTACGGACAGCCACCTGCATATGATCGGTCACGGAGAAAAACTGCAGCGGCTTGATCTCTCAGAAGTCACAAGCGTTGAAAAAATGATGAGCCTTCTCAGGGAAAGTGCAGAAAAGCTGCCGGCAGGAGAGTGGCTGATTGCCGACGGCTTTAACGAAAATCTGTTCACTCCTCCAGTGGTCCCCCACAGGCGGGAACTGGACAAGATCACATCGGATCACCCTGTTGCGGTCTCCAGAGTGTGCCGGCATGCCATGCTGGTAAATACCAGAGTACTTGAGCTTGCCGGTATCGATGCCTCTACTCCAGATCCACCGGGAGGGCTGGTGGAAAAGGATGAAGACGGGCTGCCCACTGGATACCTTCACGATCAGG
Encoded proteins:
- the thiI gene encoding tRNA uracil 4-sulfurtransferase ThiI → MKQMTYDHILVRYAELSLKGKNRSQFEKRLQHNVRTALKTSFPEVKVKRSFGRMFVQLNGHDEQGVSKVLKGLFGIHSISPALKLENDIDLIREGAVYAIKDALPAEKGTFKVTSKRIDKTFPVRSQKLNRELGAEVLKNTKEIQVDVHNPNVELRVEVRQDGTYLTCRTEYGPGGLPTGTGGKVMLMLSGGIDSPVAGYQMFKRGVEMEAIHFHSPPFTNERALQKVKDLTKVLSRYAGTEIRLHVVPFTEAQKQIHDAVPGEYEMTIMRRVMLRIAEKVAGKRDALALVNGESLGQVASQTLDSMHTINEVTNMPILRPLVAMDKQEVIEIAQKIDTYELSILPYEDCCTIFLPPQTKTKPNRNKANRFESSLDLDAIVKEAAEGTYEQKLSSAEELDKEFEDLL
- a CDS encoding alpha/beta-type small acid-soluble spore protein yields the protein MANNRSSNQLVVPGVQQALDQMKYEIAQEFGVELGPDSTARANGSVGGEITKRLVQQAEQQLGGRQ